A single region of the Stenotrophomonas sp. Marseille-Q4652 genome encodes:
- the cyoD gene encoding cytochrome o ubiquinol oxidase subunit IV, with amino-acid sequence MSAHDNTHGAGGESHGSVKSYLIGFVLAAVLTIIPFWVVMSGSMTGFAAGMVILVAGILQLLVHLVFFLHLDGSSSSRWNINAGLFTLVVIGIIVAGTLWVMWNMNYFMMH; translated from the coding sequence ATGTCCGCACACGACAACACCCATGGCGCCGGCGGCGAAAGCCACGGCAGCGTCAAGTCCTACCTGATCGGCTTCGTGCTGGCAGCCGTGCTCACCATCATCCCGTTCTGGGTGGTGATGAGCGGCAGCATGACCGGCTTCGCCGCCGGCATGGTGATCCTGGTCGCCGGCATCCTGCAGTTGCTGGTGCACCTGGTGTTCTTCCTGCACCTGGACGGTTCCTCGTCCTCGCGCTGGAACATCAATGCCGGCCTGTTCACCTTGGTGGTCATCGGCATCATCGTTGCCGGCACCCTGTGGGTGATGTGGAACATGAACTACTTCATGATGCACTGA
- the cyoC gene encoding cytochrome o ubiquinol oxidase subunit III, with product MSNISHTLNHGSAAHAADHGHDHEHHDTGENTIFGFWVYLMSDLLIFATLFVTFVVLSGATNGGPAGKDLFDLSFVAWETALLLLSSLTFGLGMIAMHQKKVGLMFGWLAITWLLGAGFMAMEIWEFNHLIHNGHGPGHSAFLSAFFALVGTHGLHVTAGLLWLLVMFVQLKQNGLTQTNKTRMACLSLFWHFLDLVWIGVFSVVYLSGAL from the coding sequence ATGAGCAATATCTCCCACACCCTGAACCACGGTTCCGCCGCGCATGCGGCGGACCATGGCCACGACCACGAGCACCACGACACCGGCGAGAACACCATCTTCGGTTTCTGGGTGTACCTGATGAGCGATCTGCTCATCTTCGCCACCCTGTTCGTGACCTTCGTGGTGCTCTCCGGTGCCACCAACGGCGGCCCGGCCGGCAAGGACCTGTTCGACCTGTCCTTCGTGGCCTGGGAAACCGCGCTGCTGCTGCTGTCCTCGCTGACCTTCGGCCTGGGCATGATCGCCATGCACCAGAAGAAGGTCGGCCTGATGTTCGGCTGGCTGGCGATTACCTGGCTGCTGGGCGCCGGCTTCATGGCCATGGAAATCTGGGAGTTCAATCACCTGATCCATAACGGCCATGGCCCGGGCCACAGCGCCTTCCTGTCGGCGTTCTTCGCCCTGGTCGGTACCCACGGCCTGCACGTGACCGCCGGCCTGCTGTGGCTGCTGGTGATGTTCGTCCAGCTCAAGCAGAACGGCCTGACCCAGACCAACAAGACCCGCATGGCGTGCCTGAGCCTGTTCTGGCACTTCCTGGACCTGGTCTGGATCGGCGTGTTCTCTGTCGTCTACCTGTCGGGAGCCCTGTAA